A portion of the Archocentrus centrarchus isolate MPI-CPG fArcCen1 chromosome 19, fArcCen1, whole genome shotgun sequence genome contains these proteins:
- the ccdc57 gene encoding LOW QUALITY PROTEIN: coiled-coil domain-containing protein 57 (The sequence of the model RefSeq protein was modified relative to this genomic sequence to represent the inferred CDS: inserted 2 bases in 2 codons; deleted 2 bases in 2 codons), with amino-acid sequence MEKKLQVERDGNIKKLYVELQRIWTQWDQYVMQVSSEMVLKDTEIIALQERETKLRTELERSREQIERYKQQLSAGLTREKVLEKNRVQMELEWERRFEDVKADHYLANEQLIQDLIQARDQAKAELTEREQELHDLTVLLQSVRRERNQAIQGLTPRXDSLASEEIQCLQEQNNILRAAVTQXRKDMEGLSHLLSHSQAEPQVSSPQPVQHRESSAHTQVATGPPGHSTGKPADCAQPVEQVVSLSRKHLKEQLGGATGLSSLAAATKEPTEELEPTVPGSTQLENKGGCTNSSAMTKQDRVTHMESASSNTTQQKALMQQFQGENKDLKSGLMCGVFKRSNPAKNDPHLLRARLKQAASCIAHLSREKQQLIEMGNRLRAQITTVGPQERMELVKDTPTEKQGNRNDRLSTLEQLQYQLTTQELQYALKQRTCTIAEQILPGANSQGPVLKETANTFRASNPLSTKNKEKTVPLNWPQSQLHSGLSRTQLSSDESLWSLTMLWDTLEDGLMDSVFSEGECELKSRKEVAESGGSAVQMMIHGSGLIPSQPQTEVQQRRNRSKTPSSTKTNRPARISKIRNYNVKD; translated from the exons GCTTTACGTAGAGCTGCAAAGAATCTGGACTCAGTGGGACCAGTATGTCATGCAGGTCTCCAGTGAAATGGTCCTGAAAGATACAGAAATCATCGCGCTGCAGGAGAGAGAAACTAAACTCAGGACTGAGCTGGAGAGGAGCAGGGAACAGATTGAAAG GTACAAACAGCAACTGAGTGCTGGTTTGACTAGAGAGAAGGTTTTGGAAAAgaacagagtccaaatggagcTGGAATGGGAGAGACGTTTTGAGGATGTAAAGGCTGACCACTACCTTGCAAATGAGCAGCTAATACAAGACCTGATCCAGGCCAGAGACCAG GCTAAAGCAGAGCTGACGGAGCGAGAGCAAGAACTCCATGATTTAACTGTCTTACTGCAGTCTGTTAGAAGGGAGAGAAATCAGGCAATACAG GGTCTCACTCCAA TAGATTCTCTGGCATCAGAAGAGATCCAGTGTCTGCAGGAGCAGAACAACATCCTGCGTGCTGCGGTTACCC AGAGAAAGGACATGGAAGGTCTCAGCCATCTTTTAAGTCACTCACAGGCTGAGCCACAGGTCTCTTCTCCTCAGCCAGTTCAGCATCGAGAATCTTCAGCTCACACTCAGGTGGCTACTGGACCACCAGGCCACTCCACAGGCAAACCAGCAG ACTGCGCTCAGCCTGTGGAGCAGGTGGTGTCCCTATCAAGAAAGCACCTCAAGGAGCAGCTAGGAGGTGCTACAGGACTGTCCAGCCTAGCTGCAGCCACAAAGGAACCCACAGAGGAGCTGGAACCCACAGTTCCAGGCAGCACACAGCTAGAGAATAAAG GTGGTTGTACCAACAGCTCTGCTATGACAAAGCAGGACAGAGTGACACATATGGAGTCAGCTTCCAgtaacaccacacagcag AAGGCACTCATGCAACAGTTCCAAGGAGAGAACAAGGATCTGAAATCAGGTCTGATGTGTGGTGTGTTTAAAAGATCCAATCCTGCTAAAAATGACCCTCACCTCCTTCGTGCCAGGCTGAAGCAGGCAGCGTCCTGTATCGCCCATTTGAGCagagagaaacagcagctgatAGAAATGGGCAACCGC CTCCGTGCCCAGATCACCACTGTTGGACCACAGG AACGAATGGAGCTAGTGAAGGACACCCCCACAGAGAAACAAGGAAACCGCAATGACCGACTTTCTACTCTGGAACAGCTGCAGTACCAGCTCACCACACAG GAGTTGCAGTATGCACTGAAGCAGAGGACTTGCACTATTGCTGAACAGATCCTCCCAGGAGCAAACAGCCAAGGTCCTGTCTTAAAAGAGACAGCGAACACTTTCAGGGCCTCAAATCCATTGAG CACCAAGAATAAAGAGAAGACTGTTCCACTCAACTGGCCACAGTCACAGCTCCACTCAGGTTTGTCCAGAACTCAGCTGTCATCAGATGAATCACTGTGGTCATTAACAATGCTGTGGGACACACTGGAA GATGGACTTATGGACTCAGTTTTCTCAGAAG GTGAATGTGAGCTCAAGAGCAGGAAGGAGGTGGCTGAGTCTGGTGGTTCTGCAGTCCAGATGATGATCCATGGTAGTGGTCTGATTCCCAGCCAGCCCCAAACTGAGGTCCAGCAGAGGAGAAACCGATCTAAAACACCGTCAAGCACTAAGACCAACAGACCTGCCAGGATCAGCAAGATCAGAAACTACAATGTTAAAGATTGA